From a single Mobula birostris isolate sMobBir1 chromosome 13, sMobBir1.hap1, whole genome shotgun sequence genomic region:
- the LOC140208205 gene encoding uncharacterized protein, protein MAHQRVHTGEKPFTCSVCEKRFTHSYTLQRHQRVHTGEKPFTCLECGKGFTQSSHLQRHQRVHTGEKPFTCSVCMKGFPQSSTLQRHQQVHTGEKPFTCSVCGKGFTQSSNLQSHQRVHTGEKPFTCSECGKRFPQLSHLQSHQLVHTGEKPFTCSVCGKRFTHSSNLQTHQRVHTGEKPFTCSVCGKGFTQLSQLQSHQRVYTGEKPFTCSECGKGFTQSFKLLAHQSVHSGEWPFTCSECGKGFTQSSKLMAHQSVHTGERPLTCSDCGKGFTW, encoded by the coding sequence atggctcaccagcgagttcacactggggagaaaccgttcacctgctcagtctgtgagaagagattcactcactcttacaccctacagagacaccagcgagttcacactggggagaaaccattcacctgcttagaatgtgggaaaggattcactcagtcatcccacctacagagacatcagcgtgttcacactggggagaagccgttcacttgctcagtctgtATGAAGGGATTccctcagtcatccaccctacagagacatcagcaagttcacactggggagaagccgttcacctgctcagtctgtgggaagggattcactcaatcatccaacctacagagtcatcagcgagttcacactggggagaagccgttcacctgctcagaatgtgggaagagattccctcagttatcccacctacagagtcatcagctagttcacactggggagaagccgttcacctgctcagtctgtgggaagagattcactcactcatccaacctacagacacatcagcgagttcacactggagagaagccgttcacctgctcagtctgtgggaagggattcactcagttgtcccaactacagagtcatcagcgagtttacactggggagaagccgttcacctgctcagaatgtgggaaaggattcactcagtcattcaaactactggcacaccagtcagttcacagtggggagtggccattcacctgctcagaatgtgggaaaggattcactcagtcgtccAAACTAATGGCACAccaatcagttcacactggagagagaccactcacctgctcagactgtgggaagggtttcacttggtga